One region of Microbacterium sp. M28 genomic DNA includes:
- the hemC gene encoding hydroxymethylbilane synthase, with translation MTTPIRLGTRRSALARAQSGHVAAALEQVSGRPVELVPIVSEGDTNRASLSEIGGMGIFATRLREALLAGECDFLVHSLKDLPTAIPDGLVIAATPPREDARDVVITRGGTPLHALHAGASIGTGSPRRIAQVRRRAPEAEVVDIRGNVDSRLGRVESGELDAVILAAAGLSRLGSDTSLHREQLGLAEWPTAPGQGALAVETRTDAPDDLRSALAALDDPETHFAVEVERGILEGLDAGCQAPMAAHAVVDGDSIRIRTVVYAVDGSRRIGLDVTEQVNGGYIRLNGSGNGADAADGANPMHTAREIGLSVARRLLEQGAADLVPREHS, from the coding sequence ATGACGACTCCGATCCGCCTCGGCACCCGTCGAAGCGCCCTTGCCAGGGCGCAGTCCGGCCACGTCGCCGCCGCCCTCGAGCAGGTCTCCGGGCGCCCGGTCGAGCTCGTTCCGATCGTCTCGGAGGGCGACACCAATCGCGCCTCGCTGTCCGAGATCGGCGGCATGGGGATCTTCGCCACCCGTCTGCGCGAGGCTCTGCTCGCGGGCGAGTGCGACTTCCTGGTCCATTCGCTGAAGGATCTGCCCACCGCGATCCCCGACGGACTGGTCATCGCGGCGACCCCGCCCCGTGAGGACGCCCGTGACGTCGTCATCACGCGCGGCGGAACGCCCCTGCACGCCTTGCACGCCGGCGCTTCCATCGGCACGGGTTCCCCTCGCCGCATCGCGCAGGTGCGGCGGCGGGCGCCGGAGGCCGAGGTCGTCGACATCAGGGGCAACGTCGACTCGCGACTGGGACGTGTCGAGTCCGGCGAGCTGGATGCCGTGATCCTCGCCGCCGCCGGCCTGTCGCGGCTGGGCAGCGACACGAGCCTGCACCGCGAGCAGCTCGGTCTTGCCGAGTGGCCGACCGCCCCCGGCCAGGGGGCGCTGGCGGTCGAGACCAGGACGGATGCTCCGGACGACCTGCGCTCGGCCCTCGCCGCGCTGGACGACCCGGAGACCCATTTCGCCGTCGAGGTGGAGCGCGGCATCCTCGAAGGCCTCGATGCCGGATGCCAGGCGCCGATGGCCGCGCACGCGGTCGTCGATGGCGACTCGATACGGATCAGAACGGTCGTGTACGCGGTCGATGGAAGCCGGCGGATCGGGCTCGACGTCACCGAGCAGGTGAACGGGGGGTATATTCGTCTGAACGGCAGTGGCAATGGTGCGGATGCTGCCGATGGTGCGAACCCGATGCACACAGCACGTGAGATCGGGCTTTCTGTCGCCCGTCGGTTGCTCGAACAAGGGGCGGCCGACCTGGTTCCCCGAGAGCATTCCTGA
- a CDS encoding uroporphyrinogen-III synthase: MTESESKHDKPLAGWRVLVPRGGPWGDGVAASLRAQGAVPVVAPLINFGPTTDQAALDEALEQLAAGEFDWLTVTSATTVDVLFAHRAVVPKNTKIAAVGETTAAALQAAGYEVALVPTQDNSAEGMAAQLIALEPEPRRILTLRSEIAKPVLSKSLVKAGHRVSSVVAYRTVGVPVTDRIRRDVNSGRINAILITSGSVAQQVREQFPEIPDETLLAAIGPRTAKDARKAGLSIQVVADKQTVDALIEAVSHFTLPHAADEFAP, from the coding sequence ATGACCGAATCCGAATCGAAGCATGACAAGCCGCTCGCCGGCTGGCGCGTCCTCGTCCCGCGAGGAGGCCCGTGGGGCGACGGCGTCGCCGCCAGTCTCCGCGCGCAGGGCGCCGTGCCCGTCGTCGCGCCGCTGATCAACTTCGGCCCGACGACCGATCAGGCCGCCCTCGACGAAGCCCTTGAGCAGCTCGCCGCCGGCGAGTTCGACTGGCTGACCGTCACGAGCGCGACCACCGTCGACGTCCTGTTCGCGCACCGCGCCGTCGTGCCGAAGAACACGAAGATCGCTGCGGTCGGAGAGACGACGGCCGCGGCCCTGCAGGCAGCGGGCTACGAGGTGGCGCTCGTTCCGACGCAGGACAACTCCGCGGAGGGCATGGCCGCGCAGCTCATCGCGCTCGAGCCCGAGCCGCGCCGCATCCTCACGCTGCGCAGCGAGATCGCCAAGCCGGTGCTGTCGAAGTCCCTCGTCAAGGCGGGGCATCGCGTCTCGAGCGTGGTCGCCTATCGCACGGTCGGTGTTCCCGTGACCGACCGCATCCGGCGTGACGTCAACAGCGGACGCATCAACGCCATCCTCATCACGAGCGGTTCCGTGGCGCAGCAGGTGCGCGAGCAGTTCCCCGAGATCCCTGACGAGACGCTGCTCGCCGCCATCGGCCCCCGCACGGCGAAGGACGCCCGCAAGGCCGGCCTGTCCATCCAGGTCGTCGCCGACAAGCAGACCGTGGATGCCCTGATCGAGGCGGTCTCGCACTTCACGCTTCCGCACGCGGCAGACGAGTTCGCGCCGTGA
- the hemB gene encoding porphobilinogen synthase yields MSFPEIRPRRLRQSAAVRDLVRETDVLPRHLVLPMFVREGLTDAVPIGSMPGVVQHSLDSLKRAAVEAADAGVGGVMLFGVPAVRDAIGSGADDPDGILNVATAVLAAEVGDALVVQTDLCLDEFTDHGHCGVLAADGSVDNDATLERYTAMALAQARAGSQLLGLSGMMDGQVSAIRRALDAEGFVDTLLLAYAAKYASAFYGPFREAVDSQLTGDRRTYQLDPGNRREGVREAVIDEAEGADIVMVKPAMSFLDVLREVRDSVHIPVWAYQISGEYAMIEAASANGWIDRRAAILESLLSIRRAGADAVLTYWATEAARWLSSPVR; encoded by the coding sequence GTGAGCTTCCCTGAGATCCGGCCGCGTCGACTCCGGCAGTCGGCGGCCGTCCGCGACCTCGTGCGCGAGACGGATGTGCTGCCGCGGCATCTCGTCCTGCCGATGTTCGTGCGCGAAGGTCTGACCGACGCGGTTCCGATTGGTTCGATGCCCGGCGTCGTGCAGCATTCCCTGGACTCGCTCAAGCGCGCCGCTGTCGAGGCCGCGGACGCCGGTGTCGGAGGCGTGATGCTCTTCGGCGTTCCGGCGGTCCGCGACGCCATCGGCTCCGGAGCCGACGATCCGGACGGCATCCTCAACGTCGCGACCGCTGTGCTGGCCGCCGAGGTGGGCGATGCTCTCGTCGTGCAGACCGACCTGTGCCTGGACGAGTTCACCGATCACGGCCACTGCGGTGTGCTGGCGGCTGATGGATCCGTCGACAACGATGCGACTCTCGAACGGTACACCGCCATGGCGCTCGCGCAGGCGCGCGCCGGCTCGCAGCTGCTGGGTCTGAGCGGCATGATGGACGGCCAGGTGTCGGCGATCCGTCGGGCCCTGGATGCCGAAGGGTTCGTCGACACGCTGCTCCTCGCGTACGCGGCCAAGTACGCCAGCGCGTTCTACGGCCCGTTCCGGGAGGCCGTCGATTCGCAGCTGACCGGAGACCGGCGCACGTATCAGCTCGATCCGGGCAACCGTCGCGAAGGCGTCCGCGAGGCCGTCATCGACGAGGCCGAGGGCGCGGACATCGTCATGGTGAAACCCGCGATGTCGTTCCTCGACGTGCTGCGCGAAGTGCGCGACAGCGTGCATATTCCGGTGTGGGCATATCAGATCTCCGGCGAGTACGCGATGATCGAGGCCGCGTCCGCGAACGGCTGGATCGATCGCCGCGCGGCGATCCTGGAATCGCTGCTGTCGATCCGCCGCGCCGGTGCGGACGCCGTTCTCACCTATTGGGCGACCGAGGCCGCCCGGTGGCTGTCGTCGCCCGTCCGCTGA
- a CDS encoding glutamate-1-semialdehyde 2,1-aminomutase has translation MTDRNDDLFAAARAVTPGGVNSPVRAYGSVGGTPRFLASAQGATVTDAAGDTYVDLVASWGPALLGHAHPEVVGAVQEAATRGLSFGAPTEGEVELAGLIVDRVRVGEHAPIERVRLVSTGTEATMTAIRLARGATGRDLLVKFAGHYHGHSDGLLAAAGSGVATLALPGSAGVPAPIAAQTLVVPYNDRAAIEQVFAELGDRIAAIIVEAAAANMGVVAPEPGFNAFLAETAHAHGALLILDEVLTGFRVHPAGFWGLQASAGDVYLPDIITFGKVVGGGMPLAALGGRAEIMDLLAPLGPVYQAGTLSGNPLSVAAGLATLRLATPDVYARVDAAASRLADALDAALTAAGVVHAVPRAGNLFGVVFAENAPRDYAEAQAQEAFRYAPFFHSMREQGIALPPSVFEAWFLTAAHDDAALASIERALPAAAEAAARA, from the coding sequence ATGACCGACCGCAATGATGACCTCTTCGCCGCCGCCCGTGCGGTGACGCCCGGCGGAGTGAACTCCCCGGTGCGGGCGTACGGATCGGTCGGCGGCACGCCGCGTTTCCTCGCTTCGGCGCAGGGTGCGACGGTGACGGATGCCGCCGGCGACACCTACGTCGACCTCGTGGCGTCGTGGGGGCCTGCCCTCCTCGGTCACGCCCACCCGGAGGTGGTCGGTGCCGTGCAGGAGGCCGCGACCCGCGGGCTGTCGTTCGGCGCGCCCACCGAGGGCGAGGTCGAGCTCGCCGGTCTGATCGTGGACCGGGTCCGCGTCGGCGAGCACGCGCCGATCGAGCGCGTGCGGCTCGTGTCGACCGGCACGGAGGCGACGATGACGGCCATCCGTCTGGCCCGAGGCGCCACCGGTCGTGACCTGCTCGTGAAGTTCGCCGGCCACTACCACGGTCACTCCGACGGCCTGCTGGCCGCCGCAGGCTCAGGGGTGGCGACGCTCGCCCTGCCCGGCTCGGCCGGAGTGCCGGCTCCGATCGCCGCGCAGACCCTCGTCGTGCCCTACAACGACCGGGCGGCGATCGAGCAGGTCTTCGCCGAGCTCGGTGATCGCATCGCCGCGATCATCGTCGAGGCCGCCGCCGCCAACATGGGCGTGGTCGCGCCCGAACCGGGCTTCAACGCGTTCCTCGCGGAGACCGCGCACGCCCACGGCGCGCTGCTCATCCTCGACGAGGTGCTCACCGGCTTCCGCGTGCACCCCGCCGGCTTCTGGGGCCTGCAGGCCTCAGCGGGCGACGTCTACCTGCCCGACATCATCACCTTCGGCAAGGTCGTCGGCGGCGGGATGCCTCTTGCTGCGCTCGGGGGACGCGCGGAGATCATGGACCTGCTCGCCCCGCTCGGCCCGGTGTATCAGGCCGGCACGCTGTCGGGGAACCCGCTGTCCGTCGCCGCAGGACTCGCGACGCTGCGGCTGGCGACCCCGGACGTCTACGCCCGAGTGGATGCCGCGGCATCCCGTCTCGCCGATGCGCTCGACGCCGCGCTGACCGCGGCTGGTGTCGTGCACGCCGTCCCGCGGGCGGGCAATCTGTTCGGCGTCGTGTTCGCCGAGAACGCGCCGCGCGACTACGCCGAGGCGCAGGCGCAGGAGGCCTTCCGATACGCTCCGTTCTTCCACAGCATGCGGGAGCAGGGCATCGCCCTGCCGCCGAGCGTGTTCGAGGCCTGGTTCCTCACCGCCGCCCACGACGACGCCGCCCTGGCGAGCATCGAGCGCGCATTGCCGGCAGCCGCTGAGGCCGCCGCGCGCGCCTGA
- a CDS encoding ATP-binding cassette domain-containing protein yields the protein MPDGQVLEFDRVTKRFSDVTAVSDFSGRVEPGVVTGFLGPNGAGKTTTLRMLLGQIRPTSGTATIGGAQYSDLKHPARIIGAMPEDPGFRPRRSVERHLVIAAKANGIALSRVSEVISFVGLDGEAGTRIGALSLGMRQRLSAATALLGDPGALVLDEPANGLDPEGIRWMRMLIRGLADEGRTVLVSSHVLSEVEQVADEILVIAHGERKFAGSLASLADPTAGPVVVDAVDRNGLTDALRAAGFEFEVLRSGLTVRGSDARTIGTVAAQAGVALTTLQQRGPTLEDVFLDLVNDRPVQLRKPEAADATVAVPVVAALAGVADTDAAPVADQELAVDDAEPDAEESPADADAAEADAVDGIAEDGGEADPAATEDDSVEAASVDEDEDDDAEDEEDAEGIEVFAPISAAEDRPLPGVADLAAAAAGLSRSDEGSEAPSNPAVSDAWAALLTGRPLDESAEEDDAQEQLSEDSASPASDDSADEVQTASDDQHEPSHQPESDESHDHLDEADAPAAPDSDSSEAEYTEFAHEQHVADGDDAPVERGEQHDEDEQHDGEQPEHSRS from the coding sequence ATGCCCGACGGACAGGTGCTCGAGTTCGATCGAGTGACGAAGCGGTTCAGCGACGTCACCGCCGTTTCCGACTTCTCGGGACGGGTCGAGCCTGGGGTCGTCACCGGGTTCCTCGGTCCGAACGGTGCCGGCAAGACGACCACGCTGCGGATGCTGCTCGGCCAGATCCGACCCACGTCGGGGACGGCGACCATCGGCGGAGCGCAGTACTCCGATCTGAAGCACCCGGCGCGCATCATCGGCGCCATGCCGGAGGACCCCGGGTTCCGCCCGCGTCGTTCGGTCGAGCGCCACCTCGTCATCGCCGCGAAGGCGAACGGCATCGCGCTCTCGCGTGTGTCCGAGGTCATCTCGTTCGTCGGTCTGGACGGCGAGGCGGGTACGCGCATCGGCGCGCTGTCGCTCGGCATGCGCCAGCGTCTCAGCGCCGCGACGGCGCTGCTCGGAGACCCCGGTGCGCTCGTGCTGGACGAGCCGGCGAACGGCCTGGACCCCGAGGGGATCCGTTGGATGCGCATGCTCATCCGCGGACTCGCCGATGAGGGCCGCACGGTTCTCGTCTCTTCGCACGTGCTCAGCGAGGTCGAGCAGGTCGCCGATGAGATCCTGGTCATCGCGCACGGTGAACGCAAGTTCGCCGGGTCGCTCGCCTCGCTCGCGGACCCTACCGCCGGGCCTGTCGTGGTGGATGCCGTGGACCGCAACGGCCTGACCGACGCGCTGCGCGCCGCCGGCTTCGAGTTCGAGGTCCTGCGATCGGGTCTCACCGTGCGCGGCAGCGACGCGAGGACCATCGGCACGGTCGCCGCTCAGGCGGGCGTGGCGTTGACCACTCTGCAGCAGCGCGGACCGACGCTCGAGGACGTCTTCCTCGATCTCGTCAACGATCGCCCCGTGCAGCTGCGCAAGCCGGAGGCCGCGGATGCGACCGTGGCCGTTCCGGTGGTTGCCGCGCTCGCGGGCGTCGCCGACACGGATGCCGCGCCCGTCGCCGACCAGGAGCTCGCCGTCGATGACGCCGAACCCGACGCGGAGGAATCCCCCGCGGACGCGGACGCCGCGGAGGCAGACGCTGTCGACGGCATCGCAGAGGACGGGGGCGAAGCCGACCCGGCCGCGACCGAGGACGACTCCGTCGAGGCTGCCTCCGTCGACGAGGACGAAGACGACGACGCCGAGGACGAAGAAGACGCCGAGGGGATCGAGGTCTTCGCGCCGATCTCGGCCGCCGAGGATCGCCCGCTTCCCGGCGTCGCCGACCTCGCGGCCGCGGCCGCGGGACTCTCGCGGTCCGACGAGGGCTCCGAGGCGCCGTCGAACCCCGCGGTGTCGGATGCCTGGGCAGCGCTGCTCACCGGCCGCCCGCTCGACGAGAGCGCAGAAGAGGACGACGCCCAGGAGCAGCTGTCCGAAGACAGCGCGTCGCCCGCATCCGATGATTCCGCCGACGAGGTGCAGACCGCCTCGGACGACCAGCACGAGCCGAGCCACCAGCCCGAGTCGGACGAGTCGCACGACCATCTCGACGAGGCGGATGCTCCTGCCGCACCCGACTCGGACTCATCGGAGGCCGAATACACCGAGTTCGCGCACGAGCAGCACGTCGCGGACGGCGATGACGCGCCGGTCGAGCGCGGTGAGCAGCACGACGAGGACGAGCAGCACGACGGCGAGCAGCCCGAGCACTCGCGGTCCTGA
- a CDS encoding enoyl-CoA hydratase/isomerase family protein has protein sequence MTDQPAASRVLVRTEGALGRLTLNRPEAINALDLGMIQEITRALEEWKTDTDVQIVLLDGEGRGLCAGGDVRALYDQIRAGEPERTADFFRAEYAMNALIAEYPKPLVAFADGITMGGGIGLAGHAAIRIVTERSRLAMPETRIGFTPDVGGTYLLGRAPGRLGEYLALTGRTLDGADAVYTGLADHYVPSENLDALREALAYRADPTGPAELVLLFDETPEPSGLIAERAWIDDAFAADSVGEIVRRLAERSEPAAAETAGVLAELAPTGLAVTLDAVREAREGDLRDALTGEYRRVLWFVHHHPDLVEGIRAQLVDKDRTPRWQPATIAELGPDAGAGAREFVPETPLFA, from the coding sequence GTGACCGATCAGCCTGCAGCATCCCGTGTCCTCGTCCGCACCGAGGGCGCGCTGGGGCGGCTCACGCTCAATCGGCCTGAGGCCATCAACGCCCTCGACCTCGGCATGATCCAGGAGATCACCCGCGCGCTCGAGGAGTGGAAGACGGACACCGACGTACAGATCGTCCTTCTCGACGGGGAAGGCCGAGGGCTCTGCGCCGGCGGCGACGTGCGAGCGCTGTACGACCAGATCCGCGCAGGGGAGCCCGAGCGGACGGCCGACTTCTTCCGTGCCGAGTACGCGATGAACGCGCTGATCGCGGAGTACCCGAAGCCGCTGGTCGCCTTCGCGGACGGCATCACGATGGGCGGCGGCATCGGCCTGGCCGGTCATGCCGCGATCCGCATCGTCACGGAGCGCTCCAGGCTCGCCATGCCGGAGACCAGGATCGGCTTCACCCCCGACGTCGGCGGCACGTACCTGCTGGGTCGCGCACCCGGCCGGCTGGGGGAGTACCTGGCTCTCACCGGACGCACGCTGGACGGCGCGGATGCCGTGTACACCGGCCTCGCCGATCACTACGTGCCCTCCGAGAACCTGGACGCGCTGCGCGAAGCCCTCGCCTACCGAGCCGACCCGACAGGCCCGGCGGAACTGGTCCTGCTGTTCGACGAGACCCCCGAGCCCTCAGGCCTGATCGCCGAGCGCGCCTGGATCGATGACGCCTTCGCGGCCGATTCGGTGGGCGAGATCGTCCGGCGGCTGGCGGAGCGCTCGGAGCCAGCGGCCGCTGAGACGGCCGGCGTGCTCGCCGAACTCGCACCGACCGGCCTGGCCGTGACCCTCGACGCGGTCCGCGAGGCGCGCGAGGGCGACCTCCGCGACGCGCTTACGGGGGAGTACCGCCGCGTACTCTGGTTCGTGCATCACCACCCGGACCTCGTCGAGGGCATCCGCGCGCAACTGGTCGACAAAGACCGGACGCCGCGCTGGCAGCCCGCCACGATCGCCGAGCTGGGTCCGGATGCCGGGGCGGGCGCCAGGGAGTTCGTGCCCGAGACCCCACTGTTCGCCTGA
- a CDS encoding ABC transporter ATP-binding protein, with translation MLGKLLFRYLSKYWPLLVGVLVFQFASALATLYLPRLNADIIDKGVAQADTGYIWSTGAFMLMVSLGQITASIIATYFAARAAMSVGRDIRADVFSRVSGFSEREVSQFGAGSLITRNTNDVQQVQMLAMMGATMFVMAPMLAIGGIIMAVQQDVGLSWLIAVSVPVLLILAGIIIGRMVPLFRRNQRKLDNVNRIMREQLTGVRVVRAFVRENIEEERFRGANTDIMILGRKIGSLFVLLFPLFMLILNVTVVAVIWFGGIEINEGNVEVGTLFAFMQYIGQIMGGVIMASFMAIMIPRAAVSAERVGEVLDVASTLERPENGVTEFPTPGAVSFEGVEFTYPGAESPVLSGIDFRAEPGETVAIVGSTGAGKTTLVSLIPRLFDVTGGVMRVGGTDVREADVEALWDSIGLVPQRPFLFTGTVASNLRYGREEATDEELWKALEIAQGRDFVEEMPDGLNSRIAQGGTNVSGGQRQRLAIARAIVHQPQILVFDDSFSALDLTTDARLRQALWRELPEVTKIVVAQRVSTITDADRIVVLDGGTMVGVGTHDELLASSETYREIVESQLGVDA, from the coding sequence ATGCTCGGAAAACTCCTGTTCCGCTATCTCTCCAAATACTGGCCGTTGCTCGTGGGCGTGTTGGTGTTCCAGTTCGCCAGTGCCCTGGCGACGCTCTATCTCCCTCGGTTGAACGCCGACATCATCGACAAGGGTGTCGCGCAGGCCGACACCGGCTACATCTGGAGCACCGGAGCCTTCATGCTCATGGTCTCGCTCGGGCAGATCACGGCTTCGATCATCGCCACCTACTTCGCGGCACGTGCGGCCATGAGCGTCGGCCGCGACATCCGCGCCGACGTCTTCTCCCGCGTGAGCGGATTCTCCGAGCGCGAGGTCTCGCAGTTCGGCGCGGGGTCGCTCATCACCCGCAACACCAACGACGTGCAGCAGGTGCAGATGCTCGCGATGATGGGCGCGACCATGTTCGTCATGGCTCCCATGCTCGCGATCGGCGGCATCATCATGGCCGTCCAGCAGGATGTCGGGCTGAGCTGGCTGATCGCCGTCTCCGTGCCGGTGCTGCTCATCCTCGCAGGCATCATCATCGGGCGCATGGTGCCGCTGTTCCGTCGTAACCAGCGCAAGCTCGACAACGTGAACCGCATCATGCGCGAGCAGCTCACGGGTGTGCGCGTCGTGCGCGCCTTCGTCCGCGAGAACATCGAGGAGGAGCGCTTCCGCGGCGCGAACACGGACATCATGATCCTCGGTCGCAAGATCGGTTCGCTGTTCGTCCTGCTGTTCCCGCTGTTCATGCTGATCCTGAACGTCACGGTCGTGGCCGTGATCTGGTTCGGCGGCATCGAGATCAACGAGGGCAACGTCGAGGTCGGCACCCTGTTCGCCTTCATGCAGTACATCGGTCAGATCATGGGCGGTGTCATCATGGCCAGCTTCATGGCGATCATGATCCCGCGCGCCGCGGTCTCGGCCGAGCGCGTCGGAGAAGTGCTGGATGTCGCATCCACGCTGGAGCGCCCCGAGAACGGCGTCACCGAGTTCCCGACCCCCGGCGCCGTTTCGTTCGAGGGCGTCGAGTTCACCTACCCCGGCGCGGAGTCCCCGGTGCTCAGCGGCATCGACTTCCGCGCGGAGCCGGGTGAGACGGTGGCGATCGTCGGATCGACCGGTGCCGGCAAGACCACACTGGTCTCGCTGATCCCGCGTCTGTTCGACGTCACCGGCGGCGTGATGCGCGTCGGCGGCACCGACGTCCGCGAGGCGGATGTCGAGGCGCTGTGGGACAGTATCGGGCTCGTGCCCCAGCGACCGTTCCTGTTCACCGGGACCGTGGCATCCAACCTCCGCTACGGCCGCGAGGAGGCCACGGACGAGGAGCTCTGGAAGGCGCTCGAGATCGCTCAGGGACGCGACTTCGTCGAGGAGATGCCCGACGGGCTGAACTCGCGCATCGCCCAGGGCGGCACGAACGTCTCCGGCGGCCAGCGTCAGCGTCTCGCCATCGCCAGGGCGATCGTGCACCAGCCGCAGATCCTGGTTTTCGACGACTCGTTCTCCGCCCTCGACCTCACCACGGACGCCCGCCTCAGACAGGCCCTGTGGCGAGAACTTCCGGAGGTGACGAAGATCGTGGTCGCACAGCGTGTGTCGACCATCACGGATGCCGACCGCATCGTCGTCCTGGATGGCGGCACCATGGTCGGCGTCGGAACCCACGACGAACTCCTCGCTTCGAGCGAGACCTACCGCGAGATCGTCGAATCGCAGCTGGGAGTGGACGCATGA
- a CDS encoding ABC transporter ATP-binding protein has protein sequence MSASKSSGNEPVQLTPEEQYEAELAEQARQNSGDWDAVAPGKADNFGKSFGRMIGLLKPSALWFVFVSILGAIGVVLTVAAPKVLGEATNIIYEGFISKTLGDSGVPAGTSQEQIVEMLRAQGQDDFANMVAAFSDFQVGAGIDFDRLRWIIIAVLAIYVGAALLTWIQGYVINVIMMRTMWRLREDVEAKINRLPLSYFDKVQRGELISRVTNDIDNITQTMQQSLSGALTSILTVIGVLWMMFTISWQLALVALVALPLMGVIFGVIGPHSQKAFGTQWRKVGRLNARVEEAFSGHALVKVFGREQDALDKFQVENEELFQASFKAQFLSGIIMPAMTFVGSLTYVGIAVLGGLMVASGQLRLGDVQAFIQYSQQFTQPLSELGGMAAVVQSGTASAERVFDFLDADEQEADDEDAPQIKQGKGVIEFENVSFSYTPERPLINDLSFRVEPGQTVAIVGPTGAGKTTLVNLIMRFYELSGGRILLDGQDIAALTRSDLRSRTGMVLQDPWLFAGSILENIRYGRATATDEEVLAAAKATYVDRFVHALPEGYETVLDEDASNVSAGERQLITIARAFVSQPSILILDEATSAVDTRTELLLQHAMAALRQGRTSFVIAHRLSTIRDADLILVMEHGDIVEKGTHDELIAAQGAYWRLYQSQFEQAATDIDAEEALTATPVVVTGEAEEAAEAESESERA, from the coding sequence ATGAGCGCGTCGAAGAGCTCAGGGAACGAGCCGGTGCAGCTGACCCCTGAAGAGCAGTACGAAGCCGAACTCGCCGAACAGGCGCGCCAGAACTCCGGCGACTGGGACGCGGTCGCGCCCGGCAAGGCCGACAACTTCGGCAAGAGCTTCGGTCGGATGATCGGCCTGCTCAAGCCCTCGGCACTGTGGTTCGTGTTCGTGTCGATCCTCGGGGCGATCGGCGTCGTCCTCACCGTGGCGGCGCCCAAGGTGCTCGGCGAGGCGACCAACATCATCTACGAGGGCTTCATCTCCAAGACGCTCGGCGACTCCGGCGTCCCTGCCGGAACGTCCCAGGAGCAGATCGTCGAGATGCTCCGCGCCCAGGGGCAGGACGACTTCGCGAACATGGTCGCGGCGTTCAGCGACTTCCAGGTCGGCGCCGGCATCGACTTCGATCGGCTGCGATGGATCATCATCGCGGTGCTGGCGATCTACGTCGGCGCTGCGCTGCTCACCTGGATCCAGGGCTACGTGATCAACGTCATCATGATGCGCACGATGTGGCGTCTGCGCGAGGACGTCGAGGCGAAGATCAACCGTCTGCCGCTGTCGTACTTCGACAAGGTGCAGCGCGGTGAGCTGATCTCTCGGGTCACGAACGACATCGACAACATCACCCAGACCATGCAGCAGTCGCTCTCGGGCGCGTTGACGTCGATCCTGACCGTGATCGGCGTGCTCTGGATGATGTTCACGATCTCGTGGCAGCTCGCGCTGGTCGCGCTGGTCGCGCTACCGCTGATGGGTGTCATCTTCGGCGTCATCGGTCCGCACTCGCAGAAGGCGTTCGGAACGCAGTGGCGCAAGGTCGGCCGACTGAACGCCCGCGTCGAGGAGGCCTTCTCCGGCCACGCGCTGGTCAAGGTCTTCGGCCGCGAGCAGGACGCCCTGGACAAGTTCCAGGTCGAGAACGAAGAGCTCTTCCAGGCGAGCTTCAAGGCGCAGTTCCTGTCGGGCATCATCATGCCCGCCATGACCTTCGTCGGCAGCCTCACCTACGTCGGCATCGCGGTGCTCGGTGGTCTGATGGTCGCCAGCGGCCAGCTGCGTCTCGGCGACGTACAGGCGTTCATCCAGTACTCGCAGCAGTTCACGCAGCCGCTGAGCGAGCTGGGCGGCATGGCGGCCGTCGTGCAGTCCGGTACTGCTTCGGCGGAGCGGGTGTTCGACTTCCTCGATGCCGACGAGCAGGAGGCCGACGACGAGGACGCCCCGCAGATCAAGCAGGGCAAGGGTGTCATCGAGTTCGAGAACGTGTCGTTCTCGTACACGCCGGAGCGTCCGCTGATCAACGACCTGTCGTTCCGCGTGGAGCCCGGCCAGACGGTCGCGATCGTCGGGCCGACGGGTGCAGGCAAGACGACCCTCGTCAACCTGATCATGCGTTTCTACGAGCTGAGCGGCGGGCGCATCCTGCTCGACGGTCAGGACATCGCAGCGCTCACGCGTTCCGACCTGCGCTCGCGCACGGGAATGGTGCTGCAGGATCCGTGGCTGTTCGCCGGATCGATCCTGGAGAACATCCGGTACGGTCGTGCGACGGCGACCGACGAAGAGGTGCTGGCGGCGGCGAAGGCGACCTACGTCGACCGGTTCGTCCACGCACTTCCCGAGGGCTACGAGACGGTTCTCGACGAGGACGCCTCGAACGTGTCGGCGGGTGAGCGTCAGCTCATCACGATCGCCAGGGCGTTCGTGTCGCAGCCGTCGATCCTCATCCTCGATGAGGCGACGAGCGCCGTCGACACCCGCACCGAGCTGCTGCTGCAGCACGCCATGGCTGCGTTGCGTCAGGGCCGAACCTCGTTCGTGATCGCGCACCGTCTGTCGACGATCCGCGACGCCGACCTCATCCTCGTGATGGAGCACGGCGACATCGTCGAGAAGGGCACGCACGACGAGCTCATCGCTGCGCAGGGAGCCTACTGGCGCCTGTACCAGTCGCAGTTCGAGCAGGCCGCGACCGACATCGATGCCGAAGAGGCGCTCACCGCAACCCCGGTCGTCGTGACCGGCGAGGCAGAGGAAGCGGCCGAGGCCGAGTCGGAGTCCGAGCGGGCCTGA